In Zingiber officinale cultivar Zhangliang chromosome 8B, Zo_v1.1, whole genome shotgun sequence, a single genomic region encodes these proteins:
- the LOC122013738 gene encoding tryptophan N-monooxygenase CYP79A68-like — MFISLTFFIRPQPHGTATATGLLGAAVALLLAACLFSILRKRDKRLPPGPTPWPLVGSLIPLLRHRPHFRWVMAAADGKDITCIRLGSAHVVVVNSPELACEFLKRHDANFASRPLTVATKHSSRNFLSVIFSPLGPQWKKMRRVIESEVLSSARLRWLAAARAEEADHLTRYLRNLCLAGGGGVVDIRLAMRYYGGNVIRRMMFGVRHFGAGGPYQGPGEEEVEHVEAAFSMLSVLYAFCPSDFMPWLRCLDLEGHERIAEQAVSTVCKYHDPIIDERIEKWRSGEKKEVEDLLDVMISLTNDSGKPILSTEEIKAQCAEFIYAVVDNPSNTAEWLLAHLLEQPDIMRKAVEELDRVVGKERLVVESDFARLPYVKACAREALRLHPIAPFNLPHVAIDDAVVSNYFIPKGSMVLLGRAVLERNPKVWDDPTQFNPSRHFMDGHQEVELAEPGLRMISFTTGRRQCMGAQLGTAMTYMLVGRVLQAFEWSLPIDEASIDLSEERMSLFKANPLMACAKIRLPDLLENL, encoded by the exons ATGTTTATCAGCTTGACCTTTTTTATCAGGCCTCAGCCACATGGCACCGCCACCGCCACCGGACTCCTTGGCGCTGCCGTTGCCCTCCTCTTGGCAGCCTGCCTCTTCTCGATTCTCCGGAAACGAGACAAACGGCTTCCCCCAGGCCCGACCCCGTGGCCCCTCGTGGGCAGCCTCATCCCGTTGCTTCGGCACCGGCCTCACTTCCGGTGGGTCATGGCCGCGGCGGACGGCAAGGACATCACTTGTATACGCCTAGGGAGCGCCCACGTCGTCGTCGTCAACTCGCCGGAGCTGGCGTGCGAGTTTCTCAAGAGGCACGACGCCAACTTCGCATCGCGGCCGCTCACCGTGGCCACCAAGCACTCCAGCCGCAACTTCCTCTCGGTGATCTTCAGCCCGCTGGGTCCACAGTGGAAGAAGATGCGGCGCGTGATCGAGTCCGAGGTGCTGAGCAGCGCGAGGCTGCGCTGGTTGGCAGCGGCGCGGGCTGAGGAGGCTGACCACCTCACTCGGTACCTGCGCAACCTGTGCTTGGCCGGAGGTGGCGGCGTCGTCGATATTCGGCTGGCAATGAGGTACTACGGGGGGAATGTGATCCGGCGGATGATGTTTGGGGTGAGGCACTTCGGGGCCGGCGGCCCGTACCAAGGCCCCGGAGAGGAGGAGGTGGAGCACGTGGAGGCGGCGTTCTCGATGCTGTCGGTGCTCTACGCCTTTTGCCCGTCGGACTTCATGCCATGGCTGAGATGCCTGGATTTGGAAGGCCATGAGAGGATAGCCGAGCAGGCGGTGAGCACCGTCTGCAAGTACCATGATCCGATCATCGATGAAAGGATCGAGAAGTGGAGGAGCGGAGAAAAGAAGGAGGTGGAAGACCTTCTCGACGTCATGATCTCCCTCACCAACGACTCCGGCAAGCCGATTCTCAGCACTGAGGAAATTAAAGCTCAATGCGCG GAGTTTATATATGCTGTCGTGGACAATCCCTCAAACACAGCAGAGTGGTTGTTGGCACACTTGCTAGAACAACCTGACATCATGCGAAAAGCTGTTGAGGAGTTGGATCGGGTTGTCGGCAAGGAGCGGTTAGTAGTCGAATCTGACTTTGCTCGACTCCCCTATGTGAAGGCATGCGCTCGCGAGGCCCTTCGTCTCCACCCGATCGCACCATTCAACCTCCCACACGTAGCCATCGATGACGCGGTCGTTTCCAACTACTTCATCCCCAAGGGGAGCATGGTGTTGTTGGGTCGAGCTGTACTCGAACGAAATCCCAAGGTTTGGGATGATCCGACCCAGTTCAATCCGAGTCGACACTTTATGGATGGACACCAAGAGGTAGAGTTAGCAGAGCCAGGTCTCCGAATGATATCGTTTACCACCGGGCGTCGACAATGCATGGGAGCTCAGCTTGGCACGGCAATGACCTACATGTTGGTTGGAAGGGTGCTTCAAGCATTCGAATGGAGTTTACCTATTGATGAGGCTAGCATCGACCTCTCGGAGGAAAGGATGAGCCTCTTCAAAGCCAATCCTCTAATGGCTTGTGCAAAGATTCGATTGCCAGATTTGTTGGAGAATCTAtga